The Nymphaea colorata isolate Beijing-Zhang1983 chromosome 7, ASM883128v2, whole genome shotgun sequence DNA window CGAAAGCCAAAGTTGCTTCAGGGATTTCAAGTCTCCAGTCTGTTCTGGCAAAGACGAAATTTTCAGGCAGGCAGAAAGATCGAGAAATTCTAGATGCTGAAGCCCTCCAATAGAATCTGGTATACATGATATAGATGACTCCTTAAAATTAAGTTGGATTAGCGATTTCAGGTCCCCTATCTGTTTTGCCACAACTGAAATTTCCTTGCAGCCAGAAAGATCAAGGATTTCTAGAAACTCAAGTCCTCCAATGGACTCTGGTACATCTATCAAAGAGGTCCTTCCAAGAAAAAGTCTTTTCAAGGATTTCAACTTCTGCATTTGTTTTGGCAAAGACTTTATTTGCTTACAGCCAGAAACATCAAGAATTTCCAGAGACCGAAGccctccaatggagtctgggaTATCAGCTAATGATGTCTTCGGAAGCCAAAGTTGATTTAGGGATTTCAATAATCCAATCTGTTGCGGCAAAGACGAAATTTTTGGGCAGGAAGAAAGATCCAGAAATTCTAGATGCTGAAGCCCTCCAATAGAATTCGGTAACCATGATATGGATGACTCTTTGAAGCTAAGTCGGGTTAGGGACTTCAGTTTCCCTATCTGTTCTGGCACAACTGAAATGTTCTTGCAGCTAGAAAGATCAAGGATTTGTAGAAACTTAAGTCCTCCAATGGAATCTGGTATATCTACTAATGATGTCTTTGCAAGAAAAAGTTGCTTTAGGGATTTCAAATCTCCAATCTGTTGTGGCAAAGACGAAATGTTCCGGCAGGAAGAAAGATCGAGAAGTTCTAGACGCTGAAGCCCTCCAATGGAATCTGGTATACATGATATTGATGACTCTTTAAAGCTAAGCTTGGTTAGGGATTTCAGTTCCCCTATCTTTTCTGGTACAACTGAAAGTGCCTCGCAGCCAGTCatatctttcaattttcttGCAGAAAGACAGGTCGAGGTATTCAAGTGACCCCAACCCCCAAATACCTGCAGGCAGTTGTTTTAGTTCCTGTCAACTTTTCATGCTAAGGAAAACCAACGCCTTAAGTTGCCCAATCGACTCGTCCAGTTCAACCAATGAATGACAGTCGAGATGAGTGAACTCAGGAGTCCGGATGAGAGAGGAACAATGGCTGAGGTCGAGGGCCTTCAGCATTGGAAAAGcctgcaacaagaaaaaaaaacatcaaaggGCATTTGATTCAAGGGGAAGAGGCTGTTTTTGGTTACCTTAAGGGGATCATCTCCACCATATATTCCACCATCAGACACTCCCAAGTTTCTCGGAAAAAATTCTCTCTTTTATCATGCACCTATGCAGCTTGCTTTGACATTTTTCGTCCCCCATAAGAACTTTCTACTTTTATCAACGAAAATGTTCTGTCCAATCTTTTCACCCTATTTAGCATGACAAAGAACATGCCTCGCCATTGAAGGCACTCTCGGTGTTCTACCGATTGCTAACAATTAAGTGTTTTGCACATTCCACATGCGACGGTGTCACCTGTTGTTAGGGTTTTGTGTATTCTACTTTTATGATGGTAGAATAGCATAATACATAATATGCCTCGCTATTTGTAAGATGTTAAAATTTTCCACACAGATGCATTGTGATTCTAATTCCTGCGTAACCCAAGATAGAGTGTCTTTAACACTTAGGTGAGTAACAGTAATTTTAGTATGATTGTAACTGTATTAGTTTCATCACTTATTACACCACAACATTTTTAGGAAGCATTTGGTAAGAACATTGCTTTGTAAAAGGACTATAATGCTTGTAATGGCCAAATTATTTTTGGCTAAGTTTGGAAATGTAGTAATCAAGTAGTCGTGTCAAAAGTTAGCTTTCGAGTTACTCAATTTAGAAACTCACTCTTTGAggtttttatccttttttatgACCTGAAAAATGACGAAATTTAACTATTACCATTAGTATTAATCATAATCAGTGAagtgaaggtattacaaaatcaaacaaatgtaAGGGAAGCTGGGAGAGGTGGAGACTCACCATGTTAAGTGATTCCAAGCGCCGAAACTGACCGTATTGGAGGTCGAGGACGAGGAGGTGCTCGTGCCGGCCGTTGTGGAAGGTGAGTGTCTTACGGCGACACCACCTCCAACAGAGCAATTTTGTGCTCTTTGGCAGCCGCATCTCTTCCCCTTCGGATGCCTCTTCATTATCAGATGTTCCGCCATCTCCATATTCTCCTTGAGATGCATCTTCTTGATTTTCGGTTCTCGTATCTACTGCACCAGCTATGATCGTCCGGAGACTCGGCATCGCCTCCATCGCTTCCCACCTCAAACGCTTTATATCATCTCCCGACCAATGTAAGCCCTGGATATTGTTATCCCTCAACATTGAAACCTAAACGTTCACCAAAACAAAGAGATCATCATCTAAGGTTGCTTTCAACTTTCTCATCACATTAGTTGCTCCTCTTCctagacaaaagaaaaggggTGGAAATTGTCATGCTGCTCTACTGAAATTAAGAAGTGAAATTCCAACCGAAGAACTTACGTGGCCCCTTGCATGTTAATACTAATAAGAAAAGCAGGGCAGAAATCAGTTTTGACAATACCTCTGCGTACTCCAATACCTTCGATACGTCCTCTGCAATCCACAGCCTGCTGTACTTCAGAGGTTCGTTGCTGCCTTCTTCTTGAACTATCATTCTCCCCATGTCTCGGATTTGGTCGTGCATTTCAAGGAAGCCGCCCTCGTTGATCTTAATAAGAGATCTGTGTTGAAGAACTTTAAGTGTGGTATTCGGAGCATAACCGCAACCCTCCCACATATAAACCGGATGTTCTTTATGCCATCCAATGAAGAAACATGCTATGTCTAAAAAGACGCACTTTTCCCTGTGATTATGTAGCCCATCGTAGCTTATTCTCAATCTTTTAAGGATGTCCTCATGCTGATCTCTTTTCAATATTTCCAACTTATCTTCCCATTCGCGCTTGTCTTTTATGTCGTAAAAGAATGAGCCAAATACTATAAGTGCTAGTGGCAGCCCACCTGCTACCTTCACAACCTTCCGGGATAGCTCATCGAATTCTGCCGACGGTTGGTGGCTGCTAAATGCATGGCGACAAAATAGTTGTAGTGAGTGCTTTATGCCCAATCCTTCAGGGTAATAAATATCTTCCTCATTGATTCCATGTTGAAGGAGCACTTCTTTGttccttgttgtcacaataatCTTACTCCCCGGCATAAACCACTCCTCATTTTTCCGGCGGTTAGCTGTAAAAGCCTCGAGTTGACGGGCATGATCCACATCatccaaaatcaagaaaactttATTGCTTCCAAGCCTTTTCTTCATCAGGTTAATGCCATTATCCTTATTCATCGGCTCACTTCCTCCGAaaattttgctcatgaatttGCCCTGCAAAGAAGCAAGGCCCACCAGCTTTTCATTTTCCCTGATATCTGAGAGGAAGCAACACCTACCTTCAAAGTTTTGAGATAGCTCATTATAGAGGGCCATCGCCAGTGTGGATTTCCCAATTCCACCTTGACCACATATTCCGATCATGCAAACTTCGTCATCTTTTGAATTATCTGTTCCTTCCAACATTTGTTTCAGAGTATTTATGCTTGAAGCTATCCCAAGAGGTTTTATGTCAAACGAGTCCGTGTCTAGTAGACTACAGATacgtttgcctatgacactgaTTACTTCTGCCTCGTACCTGCAGTGAAACAATGAGCGGACAAGGCCTACAATGATGAAAAAGAGTTCAAGTAGAGGTTCATTTTCATTAGGCTCACACGCAAAAGCACATACATTctgacagagagaaagagacagagtaTATAAAACATCTTTCAAAGTGGTTCCATCATCTTGTTGGAATCATAGTCATAAATATGTTAACTGGTTCAAATGTTTTTCTAGGGTATTTTTTGGGCAAAGCTGAAcatcttgaaaaattttggaaaaatctagcataattttttaaaaatattattaaaattagaaaaaggtaaaataaatgaaaaatgtaacagataacttgataaaatgataaaaatgatgttttactAATGACAGAAATGAATATAAATGATTTAACTTAGGTTGTAAACTTTAAAGCACAAGTAATgtgaaaagaatgagaaaaaaatgtgtaaatCCGTGAAAAATTCATTGTGGAGtttattgaaaaaaaggaaaaatacaggtctttttctttttcattatttttaatgtttttatacTGTCTTGGGTAAAAAGGACGGGCTTTTAGTGACTATGATTggaacaaacacacacacacacacacacacacacacacacacagagagagagagagagagagagagagatactcTTCGTTTTTGGAAAGATTGTATCCAGAAAGATTTCCTGCTTCTGTTAGGGCGCCCTTCCACTATTTGATCTGCTCCTCGTCCAATTCCTTGTTGTCTAGATGCTTCTTTAAAGCCTTTCCAAACGATGCCGTGGAATACTTGAGGTCAGAAGGATTAACATCATAGAATATGGGAATTATGGGCCTCTTTgccccttcctttttgttgATCTCCACCATCTTAGTTATCTCCTCAAGACACCATTTGGAGTATGCATAGTTTTCGGAGAAGACCGGCACAAATATATTCGACCCTTCTATGTGCTTGAACAGATCGCTGATTTTTTTCCCCTGTTTCAAGCCTACATTGTCAATGAAGATGTGTACGCCACGACGTTCCAGTTCCTTGTACAGATGGCTGGTGAAGCCTTTTCGGGTATCTTCACCCCTAAAACTAATGAACCCGTCGAATTCAAAGCAGCTCCGTTTTGGTGGCGCCGATGAGAGCTCTACTTCGTCctgaaaatgagaataatggcTGAAGGACAGGAGGCATGTACCAATTGGAAGAGCACCACCACTCTTAAGCAAAACAACTAGATATATAGAGGTTAAGCACAAGACATTAATGGCAACACATATTAATGATAGAAGTTTGTACCAGAATGAAGGCTTCCAGTGTCCTTTAATTTAGGTTTGCAGAACATTTCTCCTTTGGCCATATAAGGGCAGAAAAAATTATGATCTTGTTGCCGCCATCATGCTAAAACAATGCTAATTTCTCTTTAAGATGAATACAGTACTTTGAAATTCAATCACTGCATAcacataatttattatttttctataaaCAGGTATTCGATAAATTCAATCACTAATATATATGCATTATTATGCATTTTATAATGCtaagtttttttcatatttctctGATTTCCATTGCCGCGTGCGTATGGATGTTTATCATGATTCATGCATGCTATAACATGATATTCACATGCTCTATATGTTAATTAAGGCATCACCAGGTGTTTACACATGTTTTTCATCAcgatatatattatatgtttcaCATTATGacttcataaattttttatcacGATACTTGCACTCAAATGCTGTATATGTCTAATTTATAAGGCACCACAATGTGTTTATACTTCATACATGCATGCCTTTTCCCGTCATCATTTATATCATGCATTTTAtgtaacaataaaaaattttggttatGATATAAATATTGAAATGACAAATAAATCTCATGGACTTACCAACCAAATCAAGCTATGCGTGATAGGTTTATTAGCATCCATGGAGAACCAGTAGCTTGCTAGATCAAACAACGAGAAAGCTGTTTCAGGAAAGCTCACCTCTGTTGCATTCGGCCTTTTTTCATCCACTTTTAACGCCTTGAATCTCCCGTTGGGGTTCTGCTTGACTGCGGTCTTGGATCTCTGTTTCACCGCTGGTTTGCGTTTGACGAGATTGACATGGGCCCCTCCGTCCTTCGGAGtatcctcatcctcctcctcctccttcctgcaCGCCCCGTTTTCGTGGGAAGTTGCTCCGCAGGCCCTGCAGAAGAGGATCGTGCCCTCATACTCTATCGACTGTTCTACCCTGACCCCACTCTGTTACATCAACTCCACCGATGGAAGAGGATCAAAATCCAGAGGAACATCAATGAGGATTCTGGCAAACCCCTTGTAGTCGAAACCCCTCGTGAAGGCGTCCGCCATGATAAATCTTGCCCCCAACATTGTCGCGATGCCTGAGAAAACCTTGCCGTTCCGAAGACCCAGCGGGAGCTCGGGAAGTCGCATCCACAGCTGCACTCGACTAGATGGCTCCATCTTATATGGTTGGCCCGGTTTCCAGCGGTTAGCAACGAGCACTTTGCGGCCTATCCACCACGCCCCTGGGGTCAACACCTTCTGCAAATCCTCCTCGCAGGAAAGCCTCACGAGGAATGTACCCTCTCCAACGGCGGTGAACCGAACTTGCCTGATATCAGACGCAAACCACTGCTTCCTGAGAGAAGCAAAAATGGATGCATAGTCCATTTTGAACCGAGGGTTACCGCCCAAAAGGGTCGCAATTGCCGTCCATTCGAACGGTTGAAGCATACGCCCGTGGGCTTCCCCTGATATGAACAAGGCCTTCCTTCCGTCCTGTTCCACGATAGGCAGGTCCGGGAGATCCGCTAGATCGTCGTCCTCTTCTACTTTTTCTGCAATTTTGGCCCAACCGGGCCTGCACCCATCCACAACTGAATCCCCAGCCCCAGGCATTTCTCCATCGACTACTAACTGATTCTCCGATGGAGGCACCGTCGGATCATCTCCGAGCGTTGGTTGAACGATCGTCTTTTCAGGCAGCACATGAGAGCCACGGCCCGATCTAATTCCTAACTCCATCTCCGAATCCATCGGACCTCGAGCACGAACTACAAGGACACAACCGCGCTCACCAAGAGTGTAACGACCAATCCCCAATAATTGTATTCATCTGTTCTACatagcttttcaaaatttttgaggcTCAGAATTTTTTTGCATGAACATGTTCTGAGAAAGAAATAGAACTGATCAATTTGCCCCACCTGTACCAACGAACGGGTAAAATAAAATGATAGCAAAGGGAATGTGTGTTTGATATTTGAGGGATGATGAGAAAGACGGTTATAAATAACCAATTATTTGTGTCTCTAATAAGAGGTGTACATTTTAATTGCATGTTATTGCATGTTGCGCTCTACCACCTTAAGACAAAGGAATATaatgttataaaattaaaaataaaatgcaagcatgaataaaaaaatagcaTCGATAATAGGGATCACTCTTATTCTTATTGCAAGAGATACTCTAGAATATAATTAAGAATTACTCTAGAATATAATTAAGAATTAAGATACGAATGTAAACTAAAAAATGTTACCTTCCCAATTTAACTGGGAATTTAAAAATGCCACCTAACAAGGCATCTTTCTTGTCCTCAATGTCTCTTTCTCAATTAATGCTGCTTTGGAGGGACGGTTACGACATCAATTGTGTGCATGGATCTGagtattttttatgtttttgtttggataatGATCGAGAGTGGTTATTGTAAGTTAGAAactgtttttttctcttatcattgcaatttgtttttgttttttttttttgtgaaattcagTAATATTTGATTGTTGATTGTTGTCCAATATTTTTTGTACTTCCTTTTAtatattcgattttttttttgaggttgtAACATATAAATACTAGTAAATAAATTCTCGATGACAAGCTACCATCATGttgtttcaatattatttttataatatttgtatcataatttcttttattggaTTTTTAAATTACTTGGTAGAGTGAATCCAACGATCTTTCAATTCTAAAATTGTGAAATTTCATTTAAATCACATTTTAATTCTGAAATCGAAGATTCCAAGTTATCAAACACAGGTAAGAATTAGgattggatgaaattggaatgaaaattttagtttcattttcaattgaaattttgatttgagaattgTGCACCAGAatatgtaatgaccaaaatgtccttagtcagtaaaaagaagaaacttttgaatcaaaagcatttttttttatttttcaaaaaaagatcaCGGCTTCCAAAATTTTTGGGGAAGCTAAAAGGACCTACCACACTTATCCATCTCTCATTTactttgatttggatttgattatCCAATTCAAATTACATATTAGTATAAAATATCCAAAAATAGCAATTTAATCTCATCAACATTGACTTCCTTCAAAAGGTCAAATCTTCATCCTCCACGATGGCCCAATCTCTTCACAAGGGAGATAATGTCACCACTAGATGGATCTTTGGATAATAACGTCAAAGAATTGTTTACACCCttcaaattataattatatatatatatatatatatatatatatatatatatatatatatatatatatatatatatatatttatttatttatttatttatttatttatttatttatttatttatttatttatttatatatataatttgaagcTGAGTCTTATCTTTGataaggagaaaaaaacaaaagggtgCTTAATAGTTTAGCAATCACAGCTCAAATgtagaaaagttaaaaaataggGGGCACTTGAGTTTTAAAAGAGACTCAAAGAGCCGCTTGGTGAACAACacattcttttctatttttatattaagTGGCAAAAGTACCTTTCCTAAGAACAGCTTTTCCATTGATTGATTAAAAGATTTTGCCTTCTAAAGGGGTACAATTGTCATTTTACGTCAAAACTTAATATTTTCTTCAATAAGCAggtttgtgaaaattttctatcaAAACTTGAATGCGtgtttgttaaattttaaaagtggaggggttatttattatttactaattttttttataatatgacCATATTTTAAAACGAGCCGACCTGTTTACCGGAGAAACGGTTGGCTTCGCCGTGTCGTTCCGCTCAATGAATAAACTGCATCTGTTAAGGCGCGAAAATCAGGGGCAAGGTTTTGGATAAAGGTCTGGGAGCAGAGGTCGCCCGCCACAGAGAGGGAAGGGAAACCAGTGATGGAGGGCACAACGGCAAGCGAGGCAGCCGGGCTGGGTGTCGGTGCCCTTCTGTTTCTGGCCACCATGGCCGCTCCTAAGATTGACGCCTTCATTGCGTCTTCGCAGAGGGGGTAGAACCTCCACCTTCAATCACTTTGTTCTGTGTTTTGGTTCTTCTACTTGTTATGGATTGGTGTTTTGCGTTTAAGAATTTCAGAGGGCCAGTATTCGAACTGTCTTGGCTCTCAAATTCTTGCCATGTGAAACCATGGTGGTCCAAGATATCCTATTCTTCAAGAAGGATTGGAACTAGTTAATCGAGAATGTTTTCTATTCGTTAGCTAGCAGTACTTGTGGTCAAAATTCCATTTCAAATTCTTACCAGTTGTTAAGATGATTTTGCATGTAATGCTTCATGCGCGTTTTCGTCGCTTAGTGTAGTTCTCCTGTCTTAACAGAATCAAATTACATACAGATTTCTTCAAGGACATTGATTATACAGGTTGTTAAAACTCTGCTCAAAAGGGTTCTATCATGAGTAGCATGAAGAAAGTGGTAATTTGCTTAGACCAAGTGACAAGTTTGAGCTGcttgtggaatttgaagtagCTGTCGTACCTGACGTAGGTAGAGCTTTGTGGACTTTCATTAGACTAATTTTGTGTTAAGTATCATGTTTTACCAGTTTGGGAGTTAGCATATATGCTGTCGAATTGGCTACAGAACATTTTCAGTTCGTGCCCTTTGCCTAAAGGAGTATTGCTTTTTTGGAACCAGAGCATGTTCAGAATGTTTTACTGCAACTATCCGATGGTAACAGTAGTGCTAAAATCTCTACCCATACAATATGATGAGTATTCCTTTGAAAGAATGGATGCATATGGGATTAGAAGCTTCATCAATACCAAAAATGTTCTACTCAGACCTTTCATGGTGGTTAGCAAATTGGGTTgatcagaaaagagaaaaaagttcaTACTGACATTCTAAGCCTTGACGCCTTATTGTGCAAGtatgaaaaatgacaaattaatttctattttaAATAGTTCTTTTGGAAGGTCCACTGCCTAGGCCCACCTAGCGCTGTATATAGTTCCAGAAGAACCTctcattttttgctttccataCCAGTCCACCTGTGTGTAGTGACTGAACGACACATAACACTACAGATGCTACAAAAGTTGTGTTTTTACCCTCGAAGGTATTGTTGTGGTAAATTTAGAAGCCGTGAAGACAGATGGTGGCCAAAGGATTTTGTTCACCTCATTACAGTATCTAATTCCTTTTAAGTGAATCATTCTGCACCTCTCTTTGGTCTACGGACTATAGTATTCTTTAAGCAATAGCCTCCTTAGTAGAAAATGTTATATATTTATCATATACTGTCTCCTCCTTTTATTAGCAAATAGCAATAACTGAACACCGTAGAGACACCTCACGTTCATGTTGCTTCTGTTTCATTGGAATGAAGGCAACTAACTATGGTTCCATATGTTAATGTTTGCTTCATGCTATGTGCAGCTCTTTAGGTATGTGCACGAGATGCGGTGATCTTAAAGTAATTGCATGTTCAAAATGTAGAGGACAGGGTGTAATCCAGGCAGTGTCCTTCAGTATGGTCAATGATATCTTAGTACCACTTGGAAATACAGCGTCAAGTTCAAAACCTTGTCCTGGTTGTTCAGCCAAAGGTCATCTGTCTTGCCCTAATTGTTCAATGAAGATTTGACATTTATCAGGTTATGTTTATATCAATATTAAGATGTATATTAACATTGTTGTTTAACTTTAAGAAGAGCATAAAATGTGTCTGGAATTTTGGACACTATGAGAGCTCAGTACTAGTGTGGTGCTGCTTATGTAATGGTCTTTGATATTCACCGTGTTCTTAATGGattttgttgaacaaaataTTGAGAAATGGATTCATTACCTCTCCAACTTGAATATCTCAAAAGAATTAAGTTGCTGATAATATCGTGAAATCAACACATTAAATGCCgttgtttgattgctgtccatgACTGACAGGTGGGGTGAAGAAGATCATAGGAAAACAATAGGTCattttttattctgtttttttCACATATGCCCTATTGTGTTCACCAGCATTTTCTTACATGCCGATATTGTAATTGCTTAAAATACTCATGCACAGTTTTGGGGAGTCCTGTTTATCGCGGCTGCTTTAACTAGTACCAAGAAAACAACCTTCCCTCCTGGTACATGTTAGCCAGGCAAGAGGGTGGGGGaggaataaagagagagagagagagagagagtttgtttTTAAGGCTCTCTGTTCTTTGGTAACTAGCTTGGGAAAGTTCACCACGTTGGATGGTGAAGACAGGTTTGAAACATGGAAGGTATGTCTCCTGCAGCAAGGTCAAAGTTGCATGTAGTTCCAAGGTTGCGGGGACGTCGAGAAAACAGCTTTCATTTGGAAATTAACATCAGGAACTAATTTGCAATATCTAAGTAGAAGTCAAGGCTGAATACGTCAGTTGCTTACAAGTAATGGTTGTATTTTgggaaaaacaaaactttgaatttaTCATGCCACAAGattttgatttcttgaagatcTTATAAAAGATACGGTTGATGTCAGAATCATGTATTGGAAATTTTGTTAGGTGCCCAATAAGTAGCTTCGTATGTGCAGGCTTGATCAACGAAAGAATCGgaacacacacactctctctctccccctccccctgTGGATCTCATGTTAGGGCCCCTGCTATTAATAAAAGGTGGATGCTAATATGGAGACCGTGACCTTTTACGGATTGGTGGAAATTATGAGACACCCGCAACATCTTCTATAAAAATGGAGCATTGCACCTTCCAACTTTGGCTCATTTAATCCTATAACTGATTTACGTATGTGCCTGGAGATAAAGTTCTCTGGTCCTCAATGAACAGAAGCTTCTTGATCAACTCTCACATGACTAACATGTAAGCCCGTTTGGATGTATATTTTTGTACGGTGTTCATCTTGCCCTCACATCTTTCTCGCATCGCTTTAATGCGTAACGACAGTGTAGGGACAAAGAAATTTGTCTTTCTTCCTGTCCTTCAAATAGTGAATTACCAAACCGTTGTCATGGCAGGCTTTGATACAGGAAAATCAAATGTGTAAGCATGGAACGGGAGCATGTCGTGAAAAGCAACCCCAACATCTGGCGTGTCCATACAGTGTTCGATCCATGCCATCTATGAATAGATTCCCGTAGTTTGTGAATCCCATTTCACATTTCTTTGCAATCATTGCAAACACAGTTCATCAAacaattggaaaaaaattacattagcAGAGACAATGAGATCAGAGACTAGGTGTGAAGCCTGTGGCGAG harbors:
- the LOC116257603 gene encoding disease resistance protein RPV1-like, with translation MTGCEALSVVPEKIGELKSLTKLSFKESSISCIPDSIGGLQRLELLDLSSCRNISSLPQQIGDLKSLKQLFLAKTSLVDIPDSIGGLKFLQILDLSSCKNISVVPEQIGKLKSLTRLSFKESSISWLPNSIGGLQHLEFLDLSSCPKISSLPQQIGLLKSLNQLWLPKTSLADIPDSIGGLRSLEILDVSGCKQIKSLPKQMQKLKSLKRLFLGRTSLIDVPESIGGLEFLEILDLSGCKEISVVAKQIGDLKSLIQLNFKESSISCIPDSIGGLQHLEFLDLSACLKISSLPEQTGDLKSLKQLWLSKTSLADIPDSIGGLQSLEILDVSTCNKIQSVPQQIGHLKSLKKLFLGRTSLVVIPESIGGLQSLEILDLGGCKEMSVVPKQIGELKSLIQLNFRESSISCIPDSIGGLQRLEFLDLSFCLKISSLPKQIGDLKSLKQLWLGMTSLADIPDSIGGLQSLEILDVSSCNQVQSLPEQIGHLKSLKQLLLQKTSLVAIPESIGRLRSLEILNLSNCERFSVLPKQIEELTGLKSVSLEGTLMRKYQISV
- the LOC126409181 gene encoding disease resistance protein RUN1-like isoform X2; the encoded protein is MLEGTDNSKDDEVCMIGICGQGGIGKSTLAMALYNELSQNFEGRCCFLSDIRENEKLVGLASLQGKFMSKIFGGSEPMNKDNGINLMKKRLGSNKVFLILDDVDHARQLEAFTANRRKNEEWFMPGSKIIVTTRNKEVLLQHGINEEDIYYPEGLGIKHSLQLFCRHAFSSHQPSAEFDELSRKVVKVAGGLPLALIVFGSFFYDIKDKREWEDKLEILKRDQHEDILKRLRISYDGLHNHREKCVFLDIACFFIGWHKEHPVYMWEGCGYAPNTTLKVLQHRSLIKINEGGFLEMHDQIRDMGRMIVQEEGSNEPLKYSRLWIAEDVSKVSMLRDNNIQGLHWSGDDIKRLRWEAMEAMPSLRTIIAGAVDTRTENQEDASQGEYGDGGTSDNEEASEGEEMRLPKSTKLLCWRWCRRKTLTFHNGRHEHLLVLDLQYGQFRRLESLNMAFPMLKALDLSHCSSLIRTPEFTHLDCHSLVELDESIGQLKALVFLSMKS
- the LOC126409181 gene encoding disease resistance protein RUN1-like isoform X1 — protein: MLEGTDNSKDDEVCMIGICGQGGIGKSTLAMALYNELSQNFEGRCCFLSDIRENEKLVGLASLQGKFMSKIFGGSEPMNKDNGINLMKKRLGSNKVFLILDDVDHARQLEAFTANRRKNEEWFMPGSKIIVTTRNKEVLLQHGINEEDIYYPEGLGIKHSLQLFCRHAFSSHQPSAEFDELSRKVVKVAGGLPLALIVFGSFFYDIKDKREWEDKLEILKRDQHEDILKRLRISYDGLHNHREKCVFLDIACFFIGWHKEHPVYMWEGCGYAPNTTLKVLQHRSLIKINEGGFLEMHDQIRDMGRMIVQEEGSNEPLKYSRLWIAEDVSKVLEYAEVSMLRDNNIQGLHWSGDDIKRLRWEAMEAMPSLRTIIAGAVDTRTENQEDASQGEYGDGGTSDNEEASEGEEMRLPKSTKLLCWRWCRRKTLTFHNGRHEHLLVLDLQYGQFRRLESLNMAFPMLKALDLSHCSSLIRTPEFTHLDCHSLVELDESIGQLKALVFLSMKS
- the LOC126409181 gene encoding disease resistance protein L6-like isoform X3, whose translation is MLEGTDNSKDDEVCMIGICGQGGIGKSTLAMALYNELSQNFEGRCCFLSDIRENEKLVGLASLQGKFMSKIFGGSEPMNKDNGINLMKKRLGSNKVFLILDDVDHARQLEAFTANRRKNEEWFMPGSKIIVTTRNKEVLLQHGINEEDIYYPEGLGIKHSLQLFCRHAFSSHQPSAEFDELSRKVVKVAGGLPLALIVFGSFFYDIKDKREWEDKLEILKRDQHEDILKRLRISYDGLHNHREKCVFLDIACFFIGWHKEHPVYMWEGCGYAPNTTLKVLQHRSLIKINEGGFLEMHDQIRDMGRMIVQEEGSNEPLKYSRLWIAEDVSKVLEYAEVSMLRDNNIQGLHWSGDDIKRLRWEAMEAMPSLRTIIAGAVDTRTENQEDASQGEYGDGGTSDNEEASEGEEMRLPKSTKLLCWRWCRRKTLTFHNGRHEHLLVLDLQYGQFRRLESLNMVIKKDKNLKE